One segment of Urocitellus parryii isolate mUroPar1 chromosome 5, mUroPar1.hap1, whole genome shotgun sequence DNA contains the following:
- the LOC144254918 gene encoding eukaryotic translation initiation factor 1, whose product MSAIQNLHSFDPFADASKGDDLLPAGTEDYIHIRIQQRNGRKTLTTVQGIADDYDKKKLVKAFKKKFACNGTVIEHPEYGEVIQLQGDQRKNICQFLVEIGLAKDDQLKVHGF is encoded by the coding sequence ATGTCCGCTATCCAGAACCTCCACTCTTTCGACCCCTTTGCTGATGCAAGTAAGGGTGAtgacctgcttcctgctggcACTGAGGATTATATCCATATAAGAATTCAACAGAGAAACGGCAGGAAGACCCTTACTACTGTCCAAGGGATCGCTGATGATTACGATAAAAAGAAACTAGTGAAGGCGTTTAAGAAGAAATTTGCCTGCAATGGTACTGTAATTGAGCATCCAGAATATGGAGAAGTAATTCAGCTACAGGGTGACCAGCGCAAGAACATATGCCAGTTCCTGGTAGAGATTGGACTGGCTAAGGACGATCAGCTGAAGGTTCATGGGTTTTAA